A genomic region of Arachis stenosperma cultivar V10309 chromosome 9, arast.V10309.gnm1.PFL2, whole genome shotgun sequence contains the following coding sequences:
- the LOC130949416 gene encoding uncharacterized protein LOC130949416, with amino-acid sequence MKVIFYEFDPLFVYEDPTFKSYHVFLKVTPTTGVSRAIKAKKLNFQYIGPFQILERVGPVAYRMALPPHLSNLHDVFHVSQLRKYTPDSSHVLEPKSVQLKEDLMLPVAPVRIDDTSIKWLRRKDVSLVKVVWSQAGVEIFGSLML; translated from the coding sequence ATGAAAGTAATATTCTATGAGTTTGACCCTCTGTTTGTTTACGAGGACCCGACATTTAAAAGCTACCATGTTTTTCTTAAAGTTACTCCAACCACAGGAGTAAGTAGGGCAATCAAAGCGAAGAAGTTGAATTTTCAATATATCGGTCCATTCCAGATACTGGAGAGGGTTGGACcagtggcgtatcggatggctctaccaccccACCTTTCAAACCTGCACGACGTATTTCACGtatcgcagcttcggaagtataCTCCTGATTCTAGCCATGTGCTAGAACCTAAATCTGTTCAATTAAAAGAAGATTTGAtgcttccagtggctccggtcagaattgaCGATACGAGTATCAAATGGTTGCGTAGAAAAGATGTTTCGTTAGTCAAAGTGGTATGGAGTCAAGCCGGTGTTGAGATTTttggctctttgatgttatag